A single Providencia manganoxydans DNA region contains:
- the hutU gene encoding urocanate hydratase: MLNRTDSTRIIRAPHGSEKTCKSWLTEAVYRMIQNNLDPDVAEHPQSLVVYGGIGRAARDWQCYDKILEVLKTLEDDQTLLVQSGKPVGVFPTHPDAPRVLIANSNIVPHWANWDHFNELDKKGLMMYGQMTAGSWIYIGSQGIVQGTYETFVSLAKQHFNGNPAGRWILTGGLGGMGGAQPLAATMAGFSMIAVECDESRIDFRLRTRYVDKKATSLDEALQYIEEAKRDGKPVSVGLLGNAADVYSELVKRNITPDSVTDQTSAHDPVHGYLPQGWTLQQWREKQQTAPNEVTKAAKKSMAVQVDAMLTMQQRGSAAFDYGNNIRQMAKDEGISNAFDFPGFVPAYIRPLFCEGIGPFRWVALSGDPEDIYKTDQKVKELIPDDKHLHNWLDMARERIAFQGLPARICWVGLKDRERLGRAFNQMVKNGELKGPIVIGRDHLDSGSVASPHRETEAMKDGSDAVSDWPLLNALLNTAGGATWVSLHHGGGVGMGFSQHAGVVIVCDGTDAADKRLARVLHNDPATGVMRHADAGYDIAINCAKQQGLNLPMVK, encoded by the coding sequence ATGTTAAACCGTACAGACTCTACACGTATTATTCGTGCTCCGCATGGTAGCGAGAAGACCTGCAAAAGCTGGCTGACAGAAGCAGTTTACCGCATGATCCAAAACAACTTAGACCCCGACGTGGCTGAGCATCCACAAAGTTTAGTGGTGTACGGTGGTATTGGTCGTGCAGCGCGTGATTGGCAATGTTATGACAAAATCCTAGAGGTTCTGAAAACTCTCGAAGACGATCAGACCTTATTGGTGCAATCAGGTAAGCCTGTCGGTGTCTTTCCCACTCATCCAGATGCACCCCGTGTATTAATCGCTAACTCAAACATTGTTCCACATTGGGCAAATTGGGATCATTTTAATGAGTTAGATAAAAAAGGCTTGATGATGTATGGCCAAATGACAGCGGGATCGTGGATCTATATTGGCTCACAGGGCATCGTTCAAGGCACCTATGAAACTTTCGTTTCTTTAGCAAAACAACATTTTAATGGCAACCCAGCAGGCCGTTGGATCTTAACCGGTGGATTAGGAGGCATGGGCGGTGCACAGCCTTTAGCCGCAACTATGGCCGGTTTTAGCATGATCGCGGTTGAATGCGATGAAAGCCGCATCGATTTCCGTTTAAGAACTCGTTATGTCGACAAAAAAGCCACTTCATTAGATGAAGCGTTGCAATATATCGAGGAAGCAAAGCGTGATGGTAAGCCTGTATCCGTTGGTTTATTAGGCAATGCTGCTGATGTATACAGCGAATTGGTGAAACGCAATATCACCCCTGATTCGGTGACAGATCAGACAAGCGCACATGATCCTGTTCATGGCTACCTACCACAAGGTTGGACACTGCAACAATGGCGTGAAAAGCAGCAAACAGCACCAAATGAAGTGACAAAAGCAGCGAAAAAAAGTATGGCAGTGCAGGTTGATGCCATGTTGACCATGCAACAACGTGGTTCAGCGGCTTTCGATTATGGCAACAATATTCGTCAAATGGCAAAAGATGAAGGTATCTCCAATGCCTTTGATTTCCCAGGTTTTGTTCCTGCTTATATTCGCCCTCTATTTTGTGAAGGTATCGGACCGTTCCGTTGGGTCGCACTTTCAGGGGATCCTGAAGATATCTATAAAACAGATCAAAAAGTTAAAGAACTGATCCCCGATGATAAGCATCTACATAACTGGCTGGATATGGCTCGTGAGCGGATCGCATTCCAAGGCTTACCAGCCCGTATTTGTTGGGTAGGGCTCAAAGATCGCGAAAGGTTAGGTCGTGCATTTAACCAAATGGTGAAAAATGGCGAACTAAAAGGTCCGATTGTCATTGGTCGAGATCACCTAGATTCAGGCTCTGTAGCGAGTCCACATCGCGAAACGGAAGCCATGAAAGATGGCTCTGATGCCGTGTCTGACTGGCCACTGCTGAACGCGCTACTGAATACCGCGGGTGGTGCGACATGGGTGAGTTTGCATCATGGTGGTGGTGTCGGTATGGGCTTTTCACAGCATGCTGGTGTCGTCATTGTTTGTGATGGTACCGATGCGGCAGATAAACGCTTAGCCCGCGTTTTACATAATGACCCAGCGACAGGGGTTATGCGTCATGCTGATGCAGGCTATGACATCGCAATCAACTGTGCAAAACAGCAGGGTTTAAATCTACCTATGGTCAAGTAA